Proteins encoded in a region of the Labeo rohita strain BAU-BD-2019 chromosome 22, IGBB_LRoh.1.0, whole genome shotgun sequence genome:
- the LOC127154204 gene encoding CD48 antigen-like → MTLILVLLRLCLWHLDGVFGVVSGEMKTLSVMEGDSVTLHTDTDIQRNDAVIEWMFGAENPDTVIAEINRAANISDVTDERFRDRVKMDSQTGSVTITNIRTTDSGLYKIEITKNAVVDKTFNVTVFALLPVPVIIRNSSQCSSSSESSSVSKCSLLCSVVNVSDVTLSWYKGNSLISSISVFNLSISLSLPLEVEYQDKNTYSCVINNNISNQTQHLDISQL, encoded by the exons ATGACTCTCATTTTAGTTTTGCTGCGTTTATGTTTATGGCATTTGGATG GGGTGTTTGGTGTTGTGTCAGGTGAAATGAAGACTttgtcagtgatggagggagattctgtcactctaCACACTGATACTGACATACAGAGAAATGATGCAGTGATAGAGTGGATGTTTGGAGCTGAAAACCCAGATACTGTCATTGCTGAAATCAACAGAGCGGCAAATATCAGTGATGTTActgatgagagattcagagacagagtGAAGATGGACAGTCAGACTGGATCTgtcaccatcacaaacatcagaaccacagactctggactttataaaatagaaatcaccAAAAATGCAGTAGTAGACAAAACATTCAATGTTACTGTCTTTG CTcttcttcctgttcctgtcatcaTCAGAAACTCTTCTCAATGTTcttcatcatctgaaagttcATCAGTGTCTAAATGTTCACtgctgtgttcagtggtgaatgtgagtgatgtgactctctcctggtacaaaggaaacagtttaatctccagcatcagtgtgtttaatctcagcatcagtctctctttACCTCTGGAGGttgaatatcaggataaaaacacctacagctgtgtgatcaacaacaACATCAGCAACCAGACACAACATCTGGACATCAGTCAACTCTGA